From Melitaea cinxia chromosome 16, ilMelCinx1.1, whole genome shotgun sequence, a single genomic window includes:
- the LOC123660761 gene encoding 39S ribosomal protein L33, mitochondrial has protein sequence MFLTNVLLKKAKSKRIMVLMESVVSGHQFNAIRERLADKLELIRFDPYIQHESIYKERKKIRSMK, from the exons atgtttttaacaAATGTACTATTGAAAAAAGCAAAAAGCAA AAGAATCATGGTTTTAATGGAAAGTGTAGTCTCCGGTCACCAGTTTAATGCCATTCGAGAACGTTTAGCGGATAAATTGGAACTTATTCGTTTTGATCCATATA ttcaACATGAAAGCATTTACAAAGAAAGGAAGAAGATTAGAAGCATGAAGTAG
- the LOC123660757 gene encoding ELAV-like protein 1, translating into MLKNDMSIENGGGDASNVSPTKLMVNYIPELMTRDMMYALFSAMGKIESCKLIANRGYGFVEYEKHEDAEKARAAFNGLLMQGKTLKVSFALLNPENKVSHKPDIESNLYISNLPPDMTLERLNSLFGQFGNITNSRVSQGIGFVCYENRQQAEDAIQHMNGQSPIPGAGAIVVKFANKPSSNKNTARSRVAVAATPLAYNGAAAVFNGTTPAFNGTNLSAAFGARPAAAFAPGFPQASPPPLLPSPGKALPFINKGQQRFNPMAATNHTPLPLIGAPASPVPLLGAPAAPHQTTVYVYNIGEDTEELALWQLFGPYGAIDSIKVIKDPETKKNKGFAFVNMREYDEAAMAIQTLNGYTLNGQVLSVSFKTQKRNM; encoded by the coding sequence ATGTTAAAAAACGATATGAGTATAGAGAATGGCGGCGGCGACGCTTCTAATGTGTCACCGACCAAACTCATGGTCAACTATATACCGGAGCTGATGACGCGAGATATGATGTATGCGCTTTTCTCTGCGATGGGAAAAATAGAAAGCTGTAAATTAATAGCCAATAGAGGATATGGATTTGTCGAGTACGAGAAACACGAGGACGCAGAGAAGGCGCGAGCTGCATTTAACGGTTTGTTAATGCAGGGGAAAACGTTGAAAGTGTCGTTCGCGCTACTCAACCCCGAGAACAAAGTCAGCCACAAGCCCGATATTGAATCGAATCTCTATATTAGTAACTTACCTCCCGATATGACTCTCGAGAGATTGAACAGTCTCTTCGGCCAGTTCGGAAACATAACTAACAGCCGGGTGTCTCAAGGAATTGGCTTCGTGTGCTACGAGAATCGACAGCAGGCGGAGGACGCGATACAGCACATGAATGGGCAGTCACCAATACCGGGCGCAGGGGCTATCGTTGTCAAGTTTGCGAACAAGCCAAGCTCGAATAAAAACACTGCTCGGTCGAGGGTCGCCGTGGCGGCCACACCATTGGCCTACAACGGAGCCGCAGCCGTCTTCAACGGCACCACACCTGCCTTCAATGGCACCAACTTGAGCGCCGCGTTCGGAGCGCGGCCCGCCGCAGCGTTTGCGCCTGGCTTTCCGCAAGCCTCACCGCCACCTCTACTTCCCTCTCCTGGTAAGGCACTGCCATTCATCAACAAGGGCCAGCAACGTTTCAATCCCATGGCGGCCACTAACCACACTCCGTTACCGTTGATAGGCGCCCCCGCCAGTCCCGTGCCCCTGCTGGGTGCGCCGGCGGCCCCTCACCAAACCACCGTGTATGTATACAACATAGGTGAAGACACTGAAGAATTGGCTCTATGGCAACTTTTCGGGCCCTATGGTGCAATCGACTCTATAAAAGTTATTAAGGATCCGgaaactaagaaaaataaaggGTTTGCATTTGTTAATATGCGTGAATATGATGAGGCAGCGATGGCTATCCAGACGCTGAACGGCTACACGCTCAATGGACAGGTTCTTTCGGTTAGCTTTAAGACTCAGAAGAGAAATATGTAG